GTTGACGGTCTGGAACCGGACGGCGGGCCGGGCGGGGGGCCTGGCCGAGGCGGCCTCCCCCGAGGAGGCGGTGCGCGGTGCGGACGTGGTGGTGACGGTGCTCGCCGACCCGGCGGCGGTCGTCGAGGTGGCGGACCGGTTCCGTCCGGCGCTCGCCCCGGGTGCGCTGTGGATCGACATATCCTCGATCGGCCCGGCCGCCGTCGCCGAGCAGCGGGCCCAACTCCCGGACGGCGTGCAGCTGGTGGACGCCCCGGTGCTCGGCAGCGTCACCGCCGCCGCGGCCGGCTCGCTGGTCGTCTACGCGGGCGGCGAGGACTCCGCGCTGGACCGGGCGCAGCCCGTGCTGGAGCACCTCGGCCGGGTGGTCCGCTGCGGCGGCCCCGGCGCGGGCGCGGCCCTCAAGCTGGTCATGATGGGCGCCGTCGTCAGCTCGGTGACCGTGGTCGGCGAGGCCC
The window above is part of the Kitasatospora sp. NA04385 genome. Proteins encoded here:
- a CDS encoding NAD(P)-dependent oxidoreductase, which encodes MEITERVAVLGLGRMGLPMARRLDGVAKELTVWNRTAGRAGGLAEAASPEEAVRGADVVVTVLADPAAVVEVADRFRPALAPGALWIDISSIGPAAVAEQRAQLPDGVQLVDAPVLGSVTAAAAGSLVVYAGGEDSALDRAQPVLEHLGRVVRCGGPGAGAALKLVMMGAVVSSVTVVGEALAVAERLGVPAAQARRALAAGPLSGVMARIDSTDADFPIRLAAKDLALAGGGPVFAAALATLLADPARAELDLGAAANG